The proteins below come from a single Triticum aestivum cultivar Chinese Spring chromosome 5D, IWGSC CS RefSeq v2.1, whole genome shotgun sequence genomic window:
- the LOC123120713 gene encoding uncharacterized protein, translating to MRRTTHARPNKIKRPRNHTRSSNASPRYPQKMAGWTSIPAELLAEISGRLPGNADRIHIHQVCSHWRASTSRLAACRPWIVAGREPWSLVGPVGEHSFWLPLGGRRVYLSTPAGLPYCCGTPLGWLALMDNLQSPTRFVLREPLSEAEIFLPCFPAVVQVFLSGDPLTSPDWMAIASQKLYTTGTCMGQTLFFWRPGDAAWTMQLERPNGRIDSAAFHQGKFYFTEIGWTLHVYDLDRSPPKLVRSTCLYSALRARHGFRQFPGGGRPTWYVVAFNGELLLVVMYRAPNIKAVEVYRPDWAAERLELREKVTDLGEYSLFLGRGDAFALCAKDFTMIRINCVYFVEHDTVKHQDWAIVLDLGSNVFQQIPYPGEQMEMEGTGRSNHWTAYSWFCLRRPFLKGESQ from the coding sequence ATGCGACGTACCACGCACGCGCGCCCTAATAAAATAAAAAGACCAAGAAACCACACACGATCGTCCAACGCATCACCTCGCTACCCTCAAAAGATGGCCGGCTGGACCTCCATCCCGGCGGAGCTCCTCGCGGAAATCTCCGGCCGCCTGCCAGGCAACGCGGACCGGATCCACATCCATCAGGTATGCTCCCACTGGCGCGCATCCACTTCCCGGCTGGCCGCCTGCCGTCCATGGATCGTCGCCGGCCGCGAACCATGGAGCCTGGTTGGCCCGGTCGGCGAACACTCGTTTTGGCTGCCCCTTGGCGGCCGACGGGTCTATTTGAGCACGCCGGCGGGCCTACCATACTGCTGCGGCACGCCCCTTGGCTGGCTTGCTCTCATGGACAACCTGCAATCCCCAACGCGGTTTGTCCTCCGGGAGCCCCTCTCCGAAGCTGAGATCTTTCTGCCCTGTTTTCCCGCCGTTGTCCAAGTCTTCCTCTCAGGGGACCCGCTCACCTCGCCTGATTGGATGGCGATCGCGAGCCAGAAGCTCTACACTACTGGCACTTGCATGGGCCAGACGCTCTTCTTCTGGCGGCCTGGAGATGCCGCATGGACTATGCAGCTCGAGCGGCCAAACGGCAGAATCGATAGCGCGGCATTCCATCAGGGGAAATTCTACTTCACCGAGATCGGGTGGACCCTTCACGTCTACGATCTTGATCGCTCCCCTCCCAAGCTTGTCCGGAGCACGTGCCTTTACAGTGCTCTGCGAGCGCGCCATGGATTCCGACAGTTCCCTGGCGGTGGCAGGCCGACGTGGTATGTGGTCGCATTCAATGGCGAATTGCTGCTGGTTGTGATGTACCGGGCGCCCAACATAAAGGCTGTCGAAGTTTACCGCCCGGATTGGGCAGCGGAGCGCCTGGAGCTGCGGGAAAAGGTCACGGATCTCGGCGAGTACTCGCTCTTCTTGGGCCGCGGTGACGCGTTTGCCCTCTGTGCAAAGGACTTTACTATGATCCGGATAAATTGTGTCTACTTTGTAGAGCACGATACAGTCAAGCATCAAGATTGGGCTATTGTGTTAGACTTGGGGTCAAATGTTTTCCAACAAATTCCATATCCCGGAGAGCAGATGGAGATGGAGGGCACGGGCAGAAGCAATCACTGGACGGCGTATTCGTGGTTCTGTCTCAGAAGACCCTTCTTGAAGGGTGAATCCCAGTAA